One Rhizoctonia solani chromosome 1, complete sequence DNA window includes the following coding sequences:
- a CDS encoding Transposable element Tcb2 transposase: MSGGEAHDIRDDMNIIENIWNYLDCQVHSSDPALHNVAELWEALQEEWACINPIIINKLYESMPD; this comes from the exons atgtcaggaggtgaggctcatgacatcaGGGATG ATATGAACATAATTGAGAACATATGGAACTACCTTGACTGTCAGGTTCACTCCTCTGACCCTGCCCTGCATAATGTTGCTGAATTGTGGGAGGCTCTTCAGGAGGAGTGGGCATGCATCAATCCCATCATTATCAATAAACTGTATGAGTCTATGCCTGATTGA